The following are from one region of the Bacillus methanolicus MGA3 genome:
- the ylqF gene encoding ribosome biogenesis GTPase YlqF has protein sequence MTIQWFPGHMAKARREVSEKLKLVDIIFELVDARIPYSSRNPMIDEIIQHKPRLLLLNKSDMADQSKTKEWIQYFNMNGIRALAINSQAGTGMKEIVALSREILKEKFDRMKAKGVKPRAIRAMIVGIPNSGKSTLINRLARKNIAKTGNTPGVTKAQQWIKVGKELELLDTPGILWPKFEDEEVGLKLALTGAIKDTILNLQDVAVYALRFLEREYPDRLKERYQLEIISDKIVDLFNEIGKLRGCLMGGGEVDYDKVAELVVREVRTEKFGPLTFERPKDLANEESGS, from the coding sequence TTGACTATTCAGTGGTTTCCGGGGCATATGGCCAAAGCTCGACGTGAAGTCTCGGAAAAATTAAAACTTGTTGATATCATTTTTGAATTAGTGGATGCAAGAATTCCATATTCTTCACGAAATCCGATGATTGATGAAATTATCCAACATAAACCGAGACTATTGCTTTTAAATAAGTCGGATATGGCAGATCAATCAAAAACAAAAGAATGGATTCAGTATTTCAATATGAACGGAATCCGTGCTCTTGCCATCAATTCCCAGGCGGGAACGGGCATGAAAGAAATTGTTGCTCTTTCAAGAGAAATTTTAAAAGAAAAATTTGATCGGATGAAAGCGAAGGGTGTAAAACCTCGTGCAATCCGGGCGATGATTGTCGGGATTCCAAATTCAGGAAAGTCTACGTTGATTAATCGCCTTGCACGGAAAAATATTGCGAAGACAGGCAATACTCCAGGTGTTACGAAAGCCCAGCAATGGATCAAAGTAGGTAAGGAACTTGAACTTTTAGATACTCCAGGAATTCTTTGGCCGAAGTTTGAAGACGAAGAAGTCGGGTTAAAACTGGCACTTACAGGCGCAATAAAAGATACAATCTTAAACTTGCAGGATGTTGCTGTATATGCCTTGCGTTTTCTTGAAAGGGAATATCCCGACAGGCTGAAAGAGCGCTATCAACTCGAAATCATTTCAGATAAAATAGTAGATCTGTTTAACGAAATCGGAAAACTCCGCGGATGCTTGATGGGCGGGGGCGAAGTTGATTATGATAAAGTAGCGGAGCTCGTTGTCAGAGAAGTACGGACGGAAAAATTTGGTCCTCTCACATTTGAAAGGCCAAAAGACCTGGCAAACGAGGAATCAGGATCATAA
- a CDS encoding ribonuclease HII, whose amino-acid sequence MGKYTIAEIEKKLLTEQLDAEFINRLENDDRKGVQQALKKWKKQMQQEKQLREKFFAMMKYEEKFYSQGFLKIAGIDEAGRGPLAGPVVAAAVILPPEFYLPGIDDSKKLSKAKREELYEMITSSGAVIGIGMVDSDEIDRINISEAAKKAMLEAITNLDTHPDCLLIDAIKLDTPYPSESIIKGDAKSVSIAAASIVAKVVRDNYMKEIGLLFPSYGFEKNMGYGTKEHLEAIQRFGITPHHRKSFAPIKQIIMESRR is encoded by the coding sequence ATGGGGAAATATACGATCGCTGAAATTGAAAAAAAGCTTCTCACTGAACAGCTTGATGCTGAATTTATTAACAGACTTGAAAACGATGATCGAAAAGGCGTTCAACAAGCTTTAAAAAAATGGAAAAAACAGATGCAACAAGAAAAGCAATTAAGAGAAAAGTTTTTTGCAATGATGAAATATGAAGAAAAGTTTTATTCACAAGGCTTTTTAAAGATTGCAGGGATCGATGAAGCTGGAAGGGGCCCGTTAGCAGGCCCGGTAGTGGCAGCAGCTGTTATTCTCCCTCCTGAATTTTATTTGCCTGGCATTGATGATTCAAAAAAACTTTCGAAAGCTAAAAGGGAAGAATTATACGAGATGATCACATCATCAGGGGCCGTAATTGGAATCGGAATGGTTGACTCCGATGAAATCGACCGCATCAATATTTCTGAAGCAGCTAAGAAAGCAATGCTTGAAGCAATAACGAATTTGGATACACATCCAGATTGCTTACTGATCGATGCTATAAAACTCGATACGCCATATCCGTCCGAATCAATTATTAAAGGCGATGCCAAAAGTGTTTCGATCGCAGCTGCATCAATTGTTGCTAAAGTTGTCAGAGACAATTACATGAAGGAAATTGGCTTGCTTTTCCCATCGTACGGATTTGAAAAAAATATGGGCTATGGAACAAAAGAACATCTAGAAGCGATCCAGAGGTTTGGAATAACACCTCACCACCGCAAAAGCTTTGCACCCATTAAACAAATAATTATGGAATCCAGAAGGTGA
- a CDS encoding EscU/YscU/HrcU family type III secretion system export apparatus switch protein, with amino-acid sequence MNKKGKTVRKEAIALGYDQTIHDAPKVIAKGQGKIAENIIKKAKENNIPIQEDRNLVELLGELNINESIPEELFSAVAEVFAFIYRTDREAGRRKK; translated from the coding sequence ATGAACAAAAAGGGCAAGACTGTGCGAAAAGAAGCGATCGCCCTCGGATATGACCAAACGATACACGACGCTCCGAAGGTGATAGCAAAAGGACAAGGGAAAATCGCGGAAAACATAATTAAAAAAGCAAAGGAAAACAATATTCCAATACAGGAAGACCGAAACCTTGTTGAATTGCTTGGTGAACTGAATATTAATGAAAGCATTCCCGAAGAATTATTCAGTGCAGTTGCAGAAGTGTTTGCCTTTATTTATAGGACAGACCGGGAAGCTGGAAGACGAAAGAAATAG
- the sucC gene encoding ADP-forming succinate--CoA ligase subunit beta produces MNIHEYQGKEILRKYGVTVPNGKVAFTVEEAVEAAKELGTDVCVVKAQIHAGGRGKAGGVKVAKSLEEVRTYASEILGKTLVTHQTGPEGKEVKRLLIEEGCDIKKEYYVGLVLDRAKSRVVLMASEEGGTEIEEVAAKTPEKIFKEEIDPVVGLTAFQARRIAFNINIPKELVNQFVKFMMGLYQAYIEKDCSIAEINPLVVTGDGKVMALDAKLNFDSNALYRHKDILELRDLDEEDPKEIEASKYDLSYISLDGNIGCMVNGAGLAMATMDIVKYYGGEPANFLDVGGGASAEKVTEAFKIILSDPKVKGIFVNIFGGIMKCDVIATGVVEAAKQVGLNVPLVVRLEGTNVELGKKILNESGLNIIAAESMADGAQKIVSLV; encoded by the coding sequence ATGAATATCCACGAGTATCAAGGGAAAGAAATCCTCAGAAAATACGGGGTAACGGTTCCAAATGGGAAAGTGGCTTTTACGGTTGAAGAAGCTGTTGAAGCTGCGAAAGAACTCGGAACAGATGTTTGTGTTGTAAAAGCGCAAATACACGCAGGCGGACGCGGAAAAGCCGGCGGTGTTAAAGTTGCAAAAAGTTTAGAAGAAGTGCGTACATACGCTAGTGAGATTTTAGGGAAAACGTTAGTTACTCACCAAACAGGTCCTGAAGGAAAAGAAGTAAAGCGCTTACTTATTGAGGAAGGCTGCGATATTAAAAAAGAATATTATGTAGGATTAGTGCTTGACCGTGCTAAATCACGCGTCGTTTTAATGGCTTCTGAAGAAGGCGGAACAGAAATTGAAGAAGTGGCGGCTAAAACTCCGGAAAAAATCTTCAAAGAAGAAATTGACCCTGTTGTCGGGCTAACTGCATTCCAGGCTCGCCGGATTGCTTTTAATATTAATATTCCTAAGGAATTAGTGAATCAGTTTGTTAAATTTATGATGGGCTTATATCAAGCATATATTGAAAAAGATTGTTCAATCGCGGAAATTAACCCGCTTGTTGTTACAGGAGACGGGAAAGTAATGGCATTGGATGCAAAGTTAAACTTTGACTCAAATGCTCTTTACCGTCATAAAGACATTCTAGAATTACGTGATTTAGATGAAGAAGATCCGAAAGAAATTGAAGCTTCCAAATATGATTTAAGCTACATTTCCCTTGATGGAAATATCGGCTGCATGGTTAACGGAGCAGGTCTTGCAATGGCTACGATGGATATCGTTAAATATTACGGCGGCGAACCTGCAAATTTCCTTGATGTCGGCGGCGGCGCCTCTGCTGAGAAGGTCACGGAAGCATTTAAAATCATCCTTTCTGATCCGAAAGTAAAAGGTATTTTTGTCAATATCTTTGGCGGAATTATGAAATGTGATGTCATCGCTACTGGCGTAGTGGAAGCTGCGAAGCAAGTTGGATTAAACGTTCCATTAGTAGTGCGCCTTGAGGGAACAAACGTTGAATTAGGCAAAAAGATTTTGAATGAGTCCGGATTGAATATTATTGCAGCTGAATCTATGGCTGACGGTGCCCAAAAAATCGTTTCTTTAGTGTAA
- the sucD gene encoding succinate--CoA ligase subunit alpha yields the protein MSIFINKDTKVIVQGITGSTALFHTKQMLEYGTQIVGGTSPGKGGMVVEGVPVFNTVKEAVDATGANASVIYVPAPFAADAILEAVEAELDLVICITEHIPVLDMVKVKRYMEGKKTRLIGPNCPGVITPEECKIGIMPGYIHKKGHVGVVSRSGTLTYEAVHQLTQAGIGQSTAVGIGGDPVNGTNFIDVLKAFNEDPETYAVIMIGEIGGTAEEEAAHWIKENMTKPVVGFIGGRTAPPGKRMGHAGAIISGGKGTADEKIRVMNECGIEVADTPAVMGETLIKVLKEKGLYDKCKTH from the coding sequence GTGAGCATTTTCATTAATAAAGATACGAAAGTGATCGTACAAGGGATTACAGGTTCAACTGCCCTTTTCCATACAAAACAAATGCTTGAATATGGAACGCAAATTGTAGGAGGAACTTCTCCTGGTAAAGGCGGCATGGTTGTTGAAGGAGTCCCTGTATTCAATACGGTAAAAGAAGCTGTTGATGCAACAGGTGCCAACGCCTCTGTTATTTACGTACCGGCTCCATTTGCAGCTGATGCCATATTAGAAGCGGTAGAAGCAGAACTTGATCTCGTCATATGCATTACAGAACATATTCCAGTTCTTGATATGGTAAAAGTAAAGCGTTACATGGAAGGCAAGAAAACACGCCTGATTGGGCCGAACTGTCCTGGTGTGATTACTCCGGAAGAGTGCAAAATTGGCATCATGCCTGGCTATATTCATAAAAAAGGGCATGTCGGCGTTGTTTCCAGATCTGGAACATTAACATATGAAGCGGTTCACCAATTAACTCAAGCTGGTATTGGGCAATCTACCGCTGTCGGCATCGGCGGAGACCCTGTAAATGGTACAAACTTTATCGACGTGTTAAAAGCGTTTAATGAAGACCCTGAAACATATGCCGTAATTATGATCGGCGAAATCGGGGGTACAGCAGAAGAAGAAGCTGCACATTGGATTAAAGAGAATATGACAAAACCGGTTGTCGGCTTTATTGGCGGACGCACAGCGCCACCGGGAAAACGGATGGGCCATGCCGGCGCAATTATTTCAGGCGGAAAAGGAACAGCTGACGAAAAAATCCGTGTAATGAATGAGTGCGGCATCGAAGTTGCTGATACACCGGCAGTCATGGGTGAAACATTAATTAAAGTCTTAAAAGAAAAAGGACTTTATGACAAATGTAAAACACATTAA
- the dprA gene encoding DNA-processing protein DprA — translation MDNFRNRLIHLHHCRGISWKNIYHILKQDPQLTSLSNLFPYLKEHSPGYPECLSDLNSHTIHEQIRQYPSNQIHAITIFDEEYPALLKEIYQPPWVIYAKGDLSLLHSPRKLAVVGSRESTAYGERAIKYLFPKLIEKDYVIVSGLAKGIDALAHRYAIENNGRTIGVIAGGFYHLYPKETAKMAIEMMRTQLVISEYPPDTRPTRWQFPQRNRIISGLTSGTLVIEAKKKSGSLITANYALNEGREVFALPGSIFSIYSLGTNELIQQGAKMVINPEDIFEEFSF, via the coding sequence ATGGATAATTTTCGAAACCGGCTTATTCACTTGCATCATTGCCGAGGAATAAGCTGGAAGAATATTTATCATATTCTGAAGCAAGATCCCCAGCTAACATCTCTTTCAAATTTATTTCCTTATTTAAAGGAACACTCCCCTGGTTATCCAGAATGCTTATCAGATCTTAATTCTCATACCATCCATGAACAAATCCGCCAATACCCTTCAAATCAGATCCATGCCATAACGATATTTGATGAAGAATATCCCGCACTTTTAAAAGAAATTTATCAACCGCCATGGGTCATTTATGCTAAAGGCGATCTTTCACTTCTCCATTCTCCTCGAAAATTGGCGGTTGTTGGATCCCGCGAATCAACTGCATATGGCGAAAGAGCCATAAAATACTTGTTTCCGAAGTTAATTGAAAAGGATTATGTCATCGTAAGCGGACTTGCAAAAGGAATCGATGCTTTGGCACACCGTTATGCCATCGAAAATAATGGCCGGACGATCGGTGTCATTGCGGGCGGTTTTTATCACCTTTATCCAAAAGAAACAGCAAAGATGGCAATTGAAATGATGAGAACCCAGCTTGTTATTTCTGAATATCCTCCGGATACAAGACCGACAAGGTGGCAGTTTCCACAAAGAAATAGAATTATTAGCGGCCTTACCTCAGGCACATTAGTAATAGAAGCAAAAAAGAAAAGCGGTTCATTAATTACGGCTAACTATGCACTTAATGAGGGCAGGGAAGTTTTTGCTTTGCCTGGCAGTATATTTAGCATTTATTCGTTAGGAACGAATGAATTGATACAACAAGGAGCAAAAATGGTCATAAACCCTGAAGATATTTTTGAAGAATTTTCATTTTAG
- the topA gene encoding type I DNA topoisomerase: MSDFLVIVESPAKAKTIERYLGKKYKVKASMGHVRDLPKSQMGVDIEHNYEPKYITIRGKGPVLKDLKTAAKKAKKIFLAADPDREGEAIAWHLAHSLDIDINSDCRVVFNEITKDAIKESFKHPRPINMDLVDAQQARRVLDRLVGYNISPLLWKKVKKGLSAGRVQSVALRLIIDREKEIKEFVPEEYWTIGAKFLKEKEAFEASFYGIEGKKVELRTEEEVQNVLKQIKGDTFKVTSVTKKERKRNPAPPFTTSSLQQEAARKLNFRAKKTMMLAQQLYEGIDLGKEGTVGLITYMRTDSIRVSDVAQSEASQYIENVFGKEYLQEEKRKEKKQSNAQDAHEAIRPTSTLRDPSSVKEFLTRDQFRLYKLIWERFVASQMAPAVMDTMSVDLKNGDVLFRATGSKIKFSGFMKVYVEGTDDQTEEKENMLPDLAEGDEVLKIDIDPKQHFTQPPPRYTEARLVKTLEELGIGRPSTYAPTLDTIQKRGYVSLENKRFVPTELGEIVLDLILEFFPDILDVEFTAKMEKDLDDIELGKVKWVKIIDEFYRDFATHLEKAEQEMEKVEIKDEPAGVDCDVCGSPMVYKMGRFGKFMACSDFPDCRNTKPIVKEIGVKCPKCKEGNIIERKSKKRRLFFGCDRFPECDFISWDKPVPRSCPKCDSLLVEKKLKKGFQVQCIECDYKEEQQN, encoded by the coding sequence ATGTCAGATTTTCTTGTAATCGTGGAATCGCCGGCCAAGGCGAAAACGATTGAAAGGTATCTTGGAAAAAAATATAAAGTAAAAGCATCCATGGGGCATGTTCGTGATTTGCCTAAAAGTCAGATGGGTGTTGATATAGAGCATAATTATGAACCGAAATATATTACAATTCGCGGCAAAGGACCAGTTTTAAAGGATTTAAAGACAGCTGCGAAGAAAGCAAAAAAAATTTTCTTGGCAGCTGACCCTGATCGTGAAGGTGAGGCAATCGCCTGGCATCTGGCACATAGTCTTGATATCGATATCAATTCAGACTGCCGGGTTGTTTTTAATGAAATAACAAAAGATGCGATTAAAGAATCATTTAAACATCCAAGGCCGATCAACATGGATCTTGTTGATGCTCAGCAAGCACGCCGGGTTCTTGATAGATTGGTTGGCTATAATATTAGCCCGCTGCTTTGGAAAAAAGTGAAAAAAGGATTGAGTGCAGGCCGTGTTCAATCGGTTGCATTAAGATTAATTATAGACAGGGAAAAAGAAATTAAAGAATTTGTTCCGGAAGAATATTGGACAATTGGTGCAAAATTTTTAAAAGAGAAAGAGGCTTTTGAAGCGTCTTTCTATGGAATCGAGGGGAAAAAGGTTGAATTAAGAACGGAAGAGGAAGTTCAGAACGTTCTTAAGCAGATTAAAGGAGATACATTTAAAGTAACATCTGTTACGAAGAAGGAAAGAAAACGCAATCCGGCTCCGCCTTTTACAACTTCTTCTTTGCAACAAGAAGCAGCTCGAAAGTTAAATTTTCGCGCTAAGAAAACGATGATGCTAGCGCAGCAGCTTTATGAAGGTATTGATCTAGGAAAAGAAGGTACGGTCGGTTTAATTACATACATGAGAACCGACTCAATTCGCGTGTCTGATGTCGCTCAATCTGAAGCATCTCAGTATATTGAAAATGTGTTTGGCAAGGAGTATCTTCAGGAGGAAAAGCGAAAGGAGAAAAAACAATCCAATGCCCAAGATGCCCATGAAGCAATCCGGCCAACGAGCACACTTCGCGACCCTTCAAGTGTAAAAGAGTTTCTGACACGTGACCAGTTTCGTTTGTACAAACTTATTTGGGAAAGATTTGTTGCTAGCCAAATGGCTCCGGCTGTAATGGATACCATGAGTGTCGATTTAAAAAATGGTGATGTTCTTTTCAGAGCGACAGGTTCCAAAATTAAATTCTCCGGATTTATGAAAGTATATGTAGAAGGAACAGACGATCAAACGGAGGAAAAGGAAAATATGCTTCCTGACTTGGCGGAAGGAGATGAAGTGCTTAAAATAGATATTGATCCGAAACAGCATTTCACGCAGCCTCCTCCCCGCTATACGGAAGCCCGCTTGGTAAAAACGCTGGAAGAACTTGGAATAGGTCGGCCTTCAACATATGCCCCGACCCTTGATACGATCCAAAAACGAGGCTATGTTTCCCTTGAAAATAAGCGGTTTGTGCCAACGGAGCTTGGAGAAATTGTATTAGATTTGATTTTAGAGTTTTTCCCAGATATACTAGATGTTGAATTCACAGCGAAGATGGAAAAGGATTTGGATGATATTGAACTTGGCAAAGTTAAATGGGTAAAAATAATTGACGAATTTTATAGGGACTTTGCCACACACCTCGAAAAAGCGGAACAAGAGATGGAAAAAGTTGAAATAAAAGATGAACCTGCGGGTGTGGATTGTGACGTATGCGGCAGCCCAATGGTTTATAAAATGGGCCGTTTCGGAAAATTCATGGCCTGCAGCGATTTTCCTGACTGCCGCAATACAAAACCAATTGTAAAAGAAATTGGCGTGAAGTGTCCGAAATGTAAAGAAGGAAATATTATTGAAAGAAAAAGTAAAAAGCGCCGTTTATTTTTCGGGTGTGACCGTTTTCCTGAGTGTGATTTCATTTCTTGGGATAAGCCTGTTCCTCGCAGTTGCCCTAAATGTGACAGTTTGCTTGTGGAAAAGAAACTTAAGAAGGGCTTCCAAGTTCAATGCATTGAATGTGATTACAAAGAAGAACAGCAAAATTAA
- the trmFO gene encoding FADH(2)-oxidizing methylenetetrahydrofolate--tRNA-(uracil(54)-C(5))-methyltransferase TrmFO: protein MNETMVNVIGAGLAGSEAAWQLAKRGVKVRLYEMRPVKQTPAHHTDKFAELVCSNSLRANTLTNAVGVLKEEMRILDSVIIRSADECSVPAGGALAVDRHEFSAKVTDRVKNHENVTVINEEVTEIPEGPTIIATGPLTSEALSEQLRKLTGEDYLYFYDAAAPIIEKDSIDMDKVYLKSRYDKGEAAYLNCPMTEEEFNRFYDALISAETVPLKEFEKEIFFEGCMPIEVMASRGKKTLLFGPMKPVGLEDPRTGKRPFAVVQLRQDDAAGTLYNIVGFQTHLKWGPQKEVIRMIPGLENAEIVRYGVMHRNTFINSPKVLKATYQFKDRPELFFAGQMTGVEGYVESAASGLIAGVNAARLINGQDPIEFPSETAIGSMARYITTANPDNFQPMNANFGLFPELPEKIKGKKERNERYAKRALETIQNFVKNL from the coding sequence ATGAATGAAACAATGGTGAATGTGATTGGAGCGGGCCTTGCTGGAAGTGAAGCCGCTTGGCAATTGGCAAAGCGCGGAGTAAAGGTCCGGTTATATGAAATGAGGCCGGTAAAACAAACACCTGCCCATCATACAGATAAATTTGCTGAGCTCGTTTGCAGCAACTCATTAAGAGCAAATACATTAACAAACGCTGTTGGCGTTTTAAAAGAAGAAATGAGAATACTTGATTCTGTTATCATCCGTTCTGCAGATGAATGTTCAGTTCCTGCCGGCGGTGCACTGGCTGTTGACCGTCATGAATTTTCGGCTAAAGTAACAGACCGAGTGAAGAACCATGAAAATGTGACGGTTATAAATGAGGAAGTAACAGAAATTCCGGAAGGGCCTACGATCATTGCTACCGGTCCATTAACAAGTGAAGCTCTGTCCGAGCAGCTGCGAAAACTCACAGGTGAAGATTATTTATATTTCTATGATGCAGCGGCTCCTATCATTGAAAAAGATAGTATCGACATGGATAAAGTTTATTTAAAATCCAGATATGATAAAGGAGAAGCGGCTTATTTAAACTGCCCAATGACAGAAGAGGAATTTAACCGCTTTTATGATGCGCTTATATCTGCGGAAACAGTGCCTTTAAAGGAATTTGAAAAAGAAATCTTTTTTGAAGGATGCATGCCAATTGAAGTTATGGCATCCCGAGGAAAGAAAACTTTGCTGTTCGGGCCAATGAAACCTGTCGGATTGGAAGATCCGCGTACAGGAAAGCGGCCGTTTGCGGTTGTTCAGCTTCGTCAAGATGATGCAGCAGGAACACTATATAATATTGTTGGATTCCAAACACATTTGAAATGGGGACCGCAAAAAGAAGTGATCCGCATGATTCCGGGGCTTGAAAATGCAGAAATTGTTCGTTACGGCGTTATGCACCGCAATACGTTTATAAATTCACCGAAAGTGTTAAAAGCAACGTATCAGTTCAAAGACCGGCCTGAATTATTTTTTGCCGGGCAGATGACTGGAGTAGAAGGGTATGTAGAGTCGGCAGCCAGCGGGTTAATTGCCGGTGTTAATGCTGCCCGTCTAATCAATGGACAGGATCCTATTGAGTTTCCTAGTGAGACAGCCATCGGCAGTATGGCAAGATATATCACAACCGCCAACCCGGACAATTTTCAACCGATGAATGCCAATTTTGGTTTGTTTCCAGAGCTTCCGGAAAAGATTAAAGGCAAAAAAGAAAGAAATGAACGATATGCAAAACGAGCATTGGAAACAATTCAGAACTTTGTGAAAAATTTGTAA
- the xerC gene encoding tyrosine recombinase XerC: protein MKANVNVSLKLFIEYLQIEKNYSQYTIEHYRHDIKDFFMFMTEQMIGGLDDVQYFDVRLYLTKLYEKKLSRKSVARKISSLRSFYKFLLREKLVKENPFALVSMPKQEKRLPDFFYEEELAELFKACEDHTPLGQRNRALLEILYATGIRVSECSQIKLSDLDMYLSTVLVHGKGHKERYVPFGSFAHEALEAYINNGRKKLLDGKETHDYLFVNFRGGPLTDRGIRVILNSLIEKSSLNGKIHPHKLRHTFATHLLSNGADMRTVQELLGHAFLSSTQVYTHVTNEFLRKTYMSHHPRA from the coding sequence ATGAAAGCAAATGTGAACGTTTCATTAAAGTTATTTATTGAATATTTACAAATAGAGAAAAATTACTCACAATATACAATTGAACATTACCGACATGATATCAAGGATTTTTTTATGTTCATGACTGAGCAAATGATCGGCGGCCTGGATGATGTTCAATATTTTGATGTGCGCCTGTATTTGACAAAGCTCTATGAGAAAAAACTTTCAAGAAAATCGGTTGCACGAAAAATATCAAGTCTTAGGAGCTTTTATAAATTTTTGCTGAGGGAAAAGCTTGTAAAAGAAAATCCTTTTGCTCTTGTGTCCATGCCTAAACAAGAGAAAAGGCTTCCCGATTTTTTTTATGAAGAGGAATTGGCTGAACTGTTTAAAGCTTGTGAGGACCATACACCTCTTGGCCAGCGGAACCGGGCTCTTCTAGAAATACTATATGCTACCGGTATTCGCGTCAGTGAGTGCAGCCAAATAAAGCTCTCCGATCTTGATATGTACTTATCAACAGTACTTGTTCATGGAAAAGGACATAAAGAACGGTATGTTCCTTTTGGCAGTTTTGCCCATGAAGCATTGGAAGCCTACATAAATAACGGCAGAAAGAAATTATTAGATGGCAAGGAGACACATGATTATTTATTTGTAAACTTTCGGGGAGGCCCTTTAACAGACAGGGGCATCCGTGTGATTTTAAATTCACTGATTGAAAAATCTTCCTTAAACGGAAAAATCCACCCACATAAGCTGCGCCACACATTTGCAACGCATTTGTTAAGCAATGGAGCTGATATGAGAACGGTGCAGGAGCTTTTGGGGCACGCATTCTTATCATCAACCCAAGTATACACACATGTTACAAATGAATTTTTAAGAAAAACGTATATGTCCCATCACCCGAGGGCATAG
- the hslV gene encoding ATP-dependent protease subunit HslV, which yields MSQFHATTIFAIQHKGKSAMAGDGQVTFGNAVVMKHTARKVRKLFNGKVIAGFAGSVADAFTLFEMFEGKLEEFNGNLKRAAVELAKKWRSDKVLRQLEAMLIVMDENHMLLISGTGEVIEPDDGILAIGSGGNYALSAGRSLKRYAGEELSAREIAKAALEIAAEICVYTNHNIIVEEL from the coding sequence ATGTCACAATTTCACGCAACGACGATCTTTGCCATTCAGCATAAAGGAAAAAGTGCAATGGCCGGCGACGGTCAAGTTACGTTCGGTAATGCAGTTGTGATGAAGCATACTGCAAGAAAAGTCCGCAAGTTGTTCAATGGGAAAGTAATCGCGGGTTTTGCCGGTTCAGTTGCAGATGCTTTTACTCTATTTGAAATGTTTGAAGGCAAGCTTGAGGAATTTAACGGCAATTTGAAAAGAGCAGCTGTTGAGCTTGCAAAAAAATGGCGCAGCGACAAGGTGTTAAGACAATTAGAAGCAATGTTAATTGTCATGGATGAAAACCATATGCTTCTAATTTCAGGAACGGGTGAAGTAATTGAGCCGGATGACGGCATACTTGCCATTGGTTCGGGTGGAAATTATGCGCTTTCTGCGGGCCGTTCATTAAAGCGATATGCCGGCGAAGAGCTTTCGGCAAGAGAGATTGCCAAAGCAGCGCTTGAAATAGCAGCGGAAATTTGCGTCTACACGAATCATAATATTATAGTCGAGGAGCTATAA